Proteins co-encoded in one Lineus longissimus chromosome 11, tnLinLong1.2, whole genome shotgun sequence genomic window:
- the LOC135495870 gene encoding proton-associated sugar transporter A-like — protein MASPSTQGASNFQMARISSFIFAIKFMYVIVYVYSNAALQSSGVSDFLTCVSWGIGGILGLLVIPLLGAWSDSCKLSWGRRRPFVVLTAVSVMICMLLVSYGEQISMAFGLAPPKHNITATPPPPGNNATGKKSIEHIPKDIFGFTIIFTSSVVLFMFLTHSWSPCRAYIADASVPETATSAISIYTAMSCLGSIVGGIVGGIDWRFIPLARTYDDVYWWYYIVTVIVVAVFMVVCVTAYKEVPLGAKDAMGSQKPDENYKTFSESEELKMKSRGRKGRRDTVTKDIILTDPSDRGKGFSFYGYCVSCCVMPRFLFVLYLCTLSGVCWYSFYYIFLTDYIGKVVFKGDPSTPHNSILHGHYVDGIRRGSFCMAIDAASAACHAFISMAIIEKVGIKILYIGGQVFGIVATFCMFYLSYTPRIYILSIFSGIMYSTIMTFPYLLLVRYHKTDVFKDKTGRTPGRKRVLETDLAIFTSAYSISQIIAALFTSLLLMIYDTMTVAMWSATGAGLLGLILALFVKYLETDDDLHAFEDQFKSSDREDERMRKEYVDNQMLER, from the exons ATGGCCTCACCATCAACACAGGGTGCCTCGAACTTTCAAATGGCGCGAATCTCCAGTTTTATTTTCGCCATCAAGTTCATGTACGTTATTGTTTACGTCTACAGCAACGCAGCCCTGCAGTCCAGTGGAGTCTCGGACTTCCTGACCTGCGTCTCGTGGGGAATTGGTGGTATCCTTGGCCTGTTGGTCATCCCGTTGCTGGGTGCTTGGAGCGACTCTTGCAAGTTGTCATGGGGACGCAGACGACCATTCGTTGTTTTGACTGCGGTGTCTGTGATGATATGCATGCTGCTGGTGTCGTATGGTGAACAAATCAGCATGGCTTTCGGTCTGGCGCCTCCCAAACATAACATCACAGCAACGCCGCCACCACCGGGAAATAATGCCACAGGAAAGAAAAGTATTGAACACATCCCGAAAGATATCTTTGGTTTCACCATCATTTTCACATCGTCGGTCGTTTTGTTTATGTTTCTGACGCACAGTTGGTCGCCATGTCGAGCCTACATCGCCGATGCCTCGGTCCCTGAAACAGCCACCTCGGCCATCTCGATCTACACCGCCATGAGCTGTCTGGGTAGCATCGTTGGAGGGATTGTTGGCGGGATCGACTGGCGGTTCATCCCCCTGGCTAGGACATACGACGACGTCTACTGGTGGTActacatcgtcaccgtcatcgttgTCGCAGTCTTTATGGTAGTCTGCGTCACTGCGTACAAGGAGGTGCCTCTGGGTGCAAAAGATGCAATGGGAAGCCAGAAGCCAGATGAAAACTACAAGACATTCTCAGAGTCTGAGGAACTGAAGATGAAGTCCCGAGGACGGAAAGGTCGGCGGGATACGGTCACCAAGGACATCATCCTGACTGACCCGAGCGATAGAGGCAAAGGCTTCAGTTTCTACGGGTACTGCGTGAGCTGCTGCGTCATGCCCCGATTTCTCTTCGTGCTGTACCTGTGCACTCTGTCCGGAGTCTGCTGGTACAGTTTCTACTACATCTTCCTGACTGACTACATCGGCAAGGTGGTCTTTAAAGGTGACCCCTCCACTCCTCACAACTCTATTCTTCATGGCCATTACGTGGACGGCATCCGGAGGGGATCCTTCTGTATGGCCATCGATGCAGCATCAGCCGCCTGTCATGCCTTCATCAGCATGGCAATCATCGAGAAAGTGG GTATCAAGATTCTCTACATCGGTGGCCAAGTGTTCGGCATCGTCGCCACCTTCTGTATGTTCTACTTGTCCTACACACCACGGATCTACATCCTGTCCATCTTCTCCGGCATCATGTATTCCACCATCATGACCTTCCCCTACCTGCTGCTCGTCAGGTACCATAAGACAGACGTG TTTAAAGACAAGACGGGTCGCACTCCGGGTAGGAAAAGAGTCCTGGAGACGGATCTAGCCATCTTCACAAGTGCCTACAGCATCTCTCAGATCATTGCCGCGCTATTCACGAGCCTCCTATTGATGATTTATGACACTATGACGGTGGCCATGTGGAGTGCAACGGGTGCAGGTCTTCTGGGCCTGATCCTGGCCTTGTTTGTCAAGTATCTTGAGACGGATGACGACTTGCACGCGTTCGAGGATCAGTTCAAGTCAAGTGATCGCGAGGATGAGAGGATGAGGAAGGAATACGTGGACAACCAGATGCTGGAACGCTGA
- the LOC135496175 gene encoding extracellular globin-E1-like isoform X2 gives MAATVNEDTGLNQRQAQVIKDSWQNHIKHDLKKYGIIFYQRFFMTYPDYQQLFQFMRERPLDQLIRNKDRVLVTQSLKTMNAIGQLVAALDAPDKMKDLAFDIGKAHYKYGCRKEHFDRVGPILLDTMSVGLGRDMDEYCHQAWKAWIEALIPIMNKGNGSAV, from the exons ATGGCAGCCACGGTGAACGAGGACACCGGTCTGAACCAGCGGCAGGCACAGGTCATCAAAGACTCATGGCAAAACCATATCAAACACGACCTCAAGAAATACGGTATCATCTTCTATCAAAG ATTTTTCATGACCTATCCGGATTACCAGCAGCTTTTCCAGTTCATGCGAGAGCGCCCCCTGGATCAACTTATTAGGAACAAGGACCGGGTCCTAGTCACGCAGTCGCTGAAAACAATGAATGCTATTGGTCAGTTGGTGGCGGCACTTGATGCGCCGGACAAAATGAAGGATTTGGCATTTGATATTGGAAAGGCCCATTACAAGTATGGATGTCGGAAAGAACATTTCGAT AGGGTAGGTCCGATCCTCCTGGACACCATGTCCGTGGGCCTTGGCCGAGATATGGATGAGTATTGCCACCAAGCCTGGAAAGCATGGATCGAAGCGCTCATCCCCATCATGAACAAAGGGAACGGAAGCGCCGTGTGA
- the LOC135496310 gene encoding proton-associated sugar transporter A-like, producing the protein MNDEGVVDESGRRHATKWQMTRISAFILGGRFAYIITFVFNNAVLQTRGVSELLMSVSWGIAGPLGLVFIPLLGSWSDNCRSPYGRRRPFIIGTAALLVFSLACVAYGEELSLALGFRNFYTSKNSTTPLEGKYSNSTIRAAVMPMSKRESLLSRNKRHAEGSEIWVDEHVTHNMFGIVVTFTGSIILYVALKLSWSPSRAYIADASTPDTNTAAMAIYTIMSCAGSFLGGVFGGIDWKQTPLVHVFDDVFAFYYTVTFVIVIICTVISITAYRETPLKPKDSLLKNKKQSADPIDYDTFTISEEFRMRSKSNATSPRTKRRETITKDIILMEDEEKEEPFALRRYCVGMFCMPKFLFLLYLCTLLGVCWYSFYYIYLTDFIGKVVYGGDPAKPPNTVLHHLYVEGVRQGSFCMAIDAAAAACHAFLCIELVDRIGIKPLYIGGQALGTLTMILMATLKYPSAIYVLSIFSGIQYSTIMTFPYLLLVRYHKYDMFVDRTGYHPSRERGLGTDLAIFTSAYSMSQIIGALMVSFLLTLFHTIAVAMWCAAASAFLGTIVAIFVVYLESDEIHQLDSHFNLTDKWDEEDFKKKMTSESERKEMEQKLSSTKLTVSGRKPSKVESVVDNKSGSDVNKTPVNGSVKENVDETESEGQGDKM; encoded by the exons ATGAATGACGAGGGCGTTGTTGATGAAAGCGGCAGGCGACACGCCACAAAATGGCAGATGACCCGAATTTCCGCTTTCATTTTGGGCGGCAGATTCGCCTACATCATCACGTTCGTGTTCAACAATGCTGTGCTTCAGACCAGAGGCGTCTCGGAGCTTCTCATGTCAGTGTCATGGGGCATCGCCGGTCCGTTGGGGCTGGTGTTTATACCTCTCTTGGGGAGTTGGAGCGACAACTGTAGGTCACCCTACGGGAGACGGCGGCCTTTTATCATTGGAACAGCAGCTCTTTTGGTCTTCAGCCTGGCCTGTGTAGCTTATGGCGAAGAGCTAAGCCTTGCGTTGGGATTTCGCAATTTTTACACCAGCAAAAATTCGACGACGCCTTTAGAAGGAAAGTATTCAAACAGTACAATCCGTGCAGCTGTTATGCCCATGTCGAAGCGTGAGTCTCTTCTGTCCCGTAATAAAAGGCACGCTGAAGGGAGTGAGATCTGGGTCGATGAGCATGTCACGCACAACATGTTTGGAATAGTCGTAACTTTTACTGGATCGATCATCCTCTACGTCGCCTTGAAGTTGAGTTGGTCGCCGTCTCGGGCTTATATTGCTGATGCGTCCACCCCCGACACCAACACTGCTGCCATGGCCATCTACACCATCATGAGCTGCGCGGGAAGTTTCTTAGGTGGGGTGTTCGGAGGCATTGACTGGAAGCAAACACCGCTGGTACACGTCTTTGACGATGTGTTTGCATTCTACTATACAGTGACGTTCGTTATTGTGATTATATGCACTGTGATATCCATAACAGCATACAGAGAAACGCCACTAAAACCGAAAGATTCTTTACTAAAAAACAAAAAGCAATCCGCTGACCCAATAGATTATGACACCTTCACGATATCCGAGGAGTTCCGGATGCGGTCAAAGTCAAATGCAACCAGTCCGCGCACCAAGCGGCGAGAAACAATAACAAAAGACATCATCCTCATGGAGGATGAAGAAAAGGAGGAACCATTCGCCTTGAGGCGATACTGCGTCGGCATGTTCTGCATGCCCAAGTTCCTCTTCCTTTTGTACCTCTGTACACTCCTTGGCGTCTGCTGGTACAGTTTCTATTACATCTACCTGACTGACTTCATCGGAAAGGTCGTGTATGGAGGCGACCCAGCCAAGCCTCCCAATACCGTACTTCACCATCTCTACGTCGAAGGAGTTAGACAAGGGTCGTTCTGTATGGCCATAGATGCGGCTGCTGCAGCTTGTCATGCGTTCTTGTGCATAGAACTCGTCGACAGGATAG GCATCAAGCCCCTTTACATCGGTGGCCAGGCCCTGGGTACGCTGACCATGATCCTAATGGCCACCCTGAAGTACCCCAGCGCCATCTACGTCCTGTCCATCTTCTCAGGGATACAGTACTCCACTATCATGACCTTTCCCTACCTCCTCCTCGTTAGGTATCACAAATACGACATG TTTGTCGACAGGACGGGTTATCACCCAAGCCGAGAGAGAGGCCTTGGAACTGATCTCGCCATCTTCACCAGCGCATACAGTATGTCACAGATCATCGGTGCCCTAATGGTTAGTTTCCTATTGACACTATTCCATACAATCGCCGTGGCCATGTGGTGCGCAGCCGCATCAGCTTTCCTCGGGACGATCGTCGCCATCTTTGTTGTTTACCTTGAATCAGACGAAATACACCAGTTGGACAGTCATTTCAATCTCACCGATAAGTGGGATGAGGAGGATTTTAAGAAGAAGATGACGTCGGAATCGGAGAGGAAGGAAATGGAACAGAAGCTATCGTCTACGAAATTAACTGTCAGCGGGAGGAAACCATCTAAGGTTGAATCTGTCGTTGATAACAAATCCGGCTCAGATGTTAACAAAACACCCGTGAATGGGTCTGTGAAAGAGAACGTTGATGAAACTGAGTCGGAGGGTCAAGGTGATAAAATGTGA
- the LOC135496175 gene encoding extracellular globin-E1-like isoform X1: MTLVRQLITKPVPSSKPQGTFGNTPLKMAATVNEDTGLNQRQAQVIKDSWQNHIKHDLKKYGIIFYQRFFMTYPDYQQLFQFMRERPLDQLIRNKDRVLVTQSLKTMNAIGQLVAALDAPDKMKDLAFDIGKAHYKYGCRKEHFDRVGPILLDTMSVGLGRDMDEYCHQAWKAWIEALIPIMNKGNGSAV; encoded by the exons ATGACCCTGGTGCGCCAGCTGATTACCAAGCCTGTACCCTCCAGTAAACCGCAAG GTACATTTGGTAATACCCCTTTGAAGATGGCAGCCACGGTGAACGAGGACACCGGTCTGAACCAGCGGCAGGCACAGGTCATCAAAGACTCATGGCAAAACCATATCAAACACGACCTCAAGAAATACGGTATCATCTTCTATCAAAG ATTTTTCATGACCTATCCGGATTACCAGCAGCTTTTCCAGTTCATGCGAGAGCGCCCCCTGGATCAACTTATTAGGAACAAGGACCGGGTCCTAGTCACGCAGTCGCTGAAAACAATGAATGCTATTGGTCAGTTGGTGGCGGCACTTGATGCGCCGGACAAAATGAAGGATTTGGCATTTGATATTGGAAAGGCCCATTACAAGTATGGATGTCGGAAAGAACATTTCGAT AGGGTAGGTCCGATCCTCCTGGACACCATGTCCGTGGGCCTTGGCCGAGATATGGATGAGTATTGCCACCAAGCCTGGAAAGCATGGATCGAAGCGCTCATCCCCATCATGAACAAAGGGAACGGAAGCGCCGTGTGA